The genomic region CTTATCAACAACAGatttttttaaggaataatATATGTCCTTGCATTTGAATAGGATCATCGTATGGTTGATGAGTGGAGAGCTATTCACTTATGTCGTCAAATGTGAACATCACTTCATTTGTAAAATCGAAGAATTAGTAACATTACATGACTGTGTAACGGTATATGATGCTACAAAAGCGAcataaaagaagtaaacatCACTTCATTTGTAAAATTGAAGAATCAAAATTCATTGGAAAATTGGTAACATCTCATATTTCGTAGtgtttgaggaaaaaaaattacaagattccattaaaaaattaaaaaaaaacctgctctctctctcgtctctcAGAATgctcttcttccacttcttcttcttcttcttgttctccGAGTAACAGTTTCCATTGCGGGACAAAAAGCCCCAATCTTCAAACCCAATTTCTGCAATTCCTCTCTCTGAAACCCTAGACCCACCAAAACACCCCCAAAAAAGATTGCAAAAATACCGATCTTGTCCCACCACTGAACCATAGCAACCCCAGAGAGCCCAAATCCCAATCCGCAGAAAACCACATTGCTTTCAACATCTCCTCCAAACAGCAATCCCAACCCACAAATCACCAGAACCCCATATAACAGAAACAGCAACAAAGACttcctctttccttttcttccgAACCCATCGCCGCCGCCTCCGAAGCCCTTCCAGATCCCCAGACCCCCTCCACTGCCGTCTCCGCTGCAGAATTCTTCAACAACCAGATCCAGCGGCTCAGGCAGTATCTTGAAGTTCGATACGATGGCCGGCATCAATTGGAGCAGCAATCTTGTTAATCTTTGAGACCCATTGCGGCGTTTATTCTTCCTCGCACATAGAATTGGATTGTGGGTCTGGATTTGATGATAGAGTGAGAGTGGAATGGTAAAAATTGGAGATTTTGGAGCAAAGAGATTGCTTGGAAGCGAAGTTTTGGTTTTAACAAATGGGTGGGAGAAGCAAAGAGATTGCTTGGCGAGGACCGGTTGAGATTGGAAGTGAAGGATCAGCCGCATTTCTACTCCCTGCTCTCTGATCTCAAAgatggagaggaagaagaagaaaagatgaCCGTTTGAACTTGAAGAACATTCTCCTGTGGGATTTTCGTCaccaaatataaaataaaaatacaagtgggatttatacattttatattatttttattttcatcccCTTGTGAGTCATCTTGTGTCATAtggaatttcaattttattttgagaaaattaatgaaaagggtttaaaaattttgagttttaataaaaataacaaaaatgtgttgtaagtgaatagtatagtatttttttagagtaaaaatgtcttttttcgttaaagtaaatagtgccagaagtgtttcgttaaaacttctttTTGTGTTTAGGGTTGAGAATACCATATTTCCTAATTATAGGGAAAACAAAAAATGTATTAACTCTCTTAAAAAAAAGTATTGTATCAAAACTTTTGGGTTGCATAATTACGACAATTCTCACACTAAATGAGACTAGCGTGAGGTTAGGTAAGACTAAAAATACATCAAATCTTGAGTATAACACAgtaaaatatacaaaaagagCTATACTACAAAAAATCTCATACTTTAATGAAAAGTGTTCTGCTAATGAACGGGACCTCCCTCCACAAGTTTTTTTTCTCCCTCCAAccaagttcaaattcttttGACTTTGCCGTCCAAAGTTTAAAAACTACAATAGGGTAGACAAtttgatttatgaaattgagTGAATGCTCCAAAAATTCAGTCTGCTTTGGGTGGAAATTGCACTCAATGATTGATTCAAactggtgatggtgatggtgatggagaAAAAAGCAttatgtttattattttttagagaactttaacgaaaagatttcagtactattcattttaatgaaaaatcatatttttatattaaaaaatcaatcatggtattattcactttaccctttattttatctttatcgttaaaactcaaagttttcaaaccattttcattaattttccttattttttattagctaTAAAGTCGAAAAAATGGGTCTTTGTTAATGTTGTGTATGAGTGAAACTTCGAAACAAACTGCATTCTGTGTATTGAGCCGAAATCCACCGGTTCTGTGTTCCAGATAAGTTCTGTTACAAGTACATTTTGCGTTGGACGGAAGTTGTTGCTCGCAAGCAGTCTTGCCCGCCGGATTATATAAAGTGTCCTCTTAGCAAGGTCAATTTGTTCATACCGCATTCTATTCgatcaaattttgtttctttttgtcgTAGTGCTGAATTTCAGTGGCTTGACGCAGACGGAAAATGTTTGCATAATATATGATTATGATGGATGTTTTTTTCTCTGCTTTGAGATCATACCGGTGTTGAAAACATGGTTTACTTCGTGTTCTTTTCGTCAATGGTATCTGCAGCTTTATCTTATCATAGGAGCACAAGTATAGATTGCAGTGTTATTACAGTGAACCAGGTTTTGTGCTTCTTGTCATTTTATTGGTTGTGTTGTTTCTCATTTTATATCCCTGAGAAACGCCGTCGCTGTTTACATGCCTTCCAGTTGGTTAACTTTGTTTCTTAAGTGACATATTTGACGTACCACGGTGTTGGAAGTCCCGCAAGTATCTTCAGCCAAACTGCTGGCCCCAAAGTTGGTTGAGAAGGGAGATCCAAGCTCTGATGCAGGTCTTGACTTCTTCTGCATAAATTTTTTCTCGTGGTGACACGAGGACATTTCAACATCCTACggagtttcatttttttttttctttggcttGGCAATGAACTGGATCACCTAGTCCAATTAGCTAAATCATAAAATTGTGCGTGTGGTCTTTCTTTATCTATGACGACCACAGCAGAACATGTGTTACAGTTATTCGGGTGACTCTTTATAGCCAACTTTCTTCTTTTGCTGCTTGTAGGAGGAAGTTGTTGACATGGTCATGCACCACATACCTGGCGTGATTAATTCATCCCTGACGAGGTTATATGTGTTACTCCCTAGATCATCAATTGAAAAATCGAATAACGTTCCAAAGTTTAGTTCCCGTCTTTTGAGTTCTTTTGGACAAGATACGAGAAAGAGCAACATTGAAGTGCTTGAAAACGTGCAAAATTTTAATGAATCTTTGTCTGAACTTCTACCTGAACCATGCATTTTCAAGGGATGAACAAAAAGGTCGAACGGCAGCAcctgaagaaaaacaaagagaatttcaAGAATCAACCTCTGATGCAGCAGGGCCTTTCCTGGCAGCAATAACCAATCGGTTTGTAAACGAGGTGGAACTATTTCTTGCTTCAGGTTTGAACATTGAAGCATACGATGCTGTGTGCATGCAACGCTGAGTAACTACAGAGCCAACAGAGGTGGAACTCGCCGAGCATAGACCTGTGATCCCTTATTTGTACATATTTTATGATTCCGACTGCAGGGAATGAACGTTCGTCTGCGTATCTATGGAACTGCCActtgaaattttgtttccaGTGATAGTACATCGTGTACTTGGATTGAATCCATAAGCTAAGAAATTCACAATATTCTCATACActatgtttttactttttttacgattttgacTAAAATAGTCCCTGAGTTCAGCAAgactcctcactttggttctgacaatgaaaatcaatagaagtggtccttgAATTGTCCTTCTTTTTAAGtgtattttgtcaaatcaacccctgacacgccccgaccccgaggCCCTAGGGACATCGAGATGGtcatgtgctggccgacacccgaagggtgacgaaaccatttaattaaaacaaaaactgagAAAAATAAACTAAAGTATGTAATAAAGGctaaaaacccaaataaaagttcaacttctaaatattgaaattaggtAAACACACAGCACGTCCAGAGCATAATTCTAATACAGAGTACAAGCAGAACTAAGAATAAAGAAGTGCTATTACAATAAGTGGCGAAGCGGAGCGAATATGACACAAATCACTGGTAGGGGAACGCCTCGTAGTTTAGGTCGTAATCCTCGTTCCtaggtcctgaagggggcgcaaaacaaaggtgagtggaccaggTTTATATATACAGTAAtagtaaaacagttatcaacgtactaacccccaggttttatgaaaacacaagtaTAATGATAAATATAGGTTTTCCGAaccctagcatgtcgtgcaatgtttAAATCATAAAtcgcataaataataaacactagtgcatgtccgatataacacttcaggccccatgccggctccccgtctctgagcagacagttaGAGGAaaaatgcacttcaggcccattgccggctccccgtctctgagcagacagtcagaggaaaacacactccaggccctatgccaacaccaaaccgtcgcccgggacggaccggatctatccctttgtagcggaaaggaccactaggtaagtacaaaaccagtgaacatacatatattgaaaatcaacttcatagtataaagtcatccatcatctatactataaagaagtgttctaaacatgttctaaatatcatatcgtcatccatcagatattctataagaacatgggttataggaaaaataataataattcaaactagcctcagtaagcatgttatctcaaaacgtttcataaacATAATCGTAAAGTCATGCTTTTCTGTGTATGCAATTCTACCATTAAaccatgcatttttagaaggggtccactcaccgtACACCGAGGGTGCAAGCCGTACCAAACAGGAATAACGGAATCACCGCTAATAATCGCACCTAAACACATAATTGAGTACTTTCAGTTAAACTCTagtcaaacgattgaatttgagaaaacaGACATCGGAAACGAGTTTAGAACGTTGAAATTAGCCTagaaagtcaacgttgaccgttgactagTCAAAAGGCAAAAGTCAACGGGTCAAAGTCAACATGTCAGAGTCAACGGGTCAAACGGGTCAACGGGTACTGGTCACGGGTCACGGGTCGGGTCAgggctttagggttttgggtaattgggtttaggtttttaggtgggttgggttgggtAAAAACAGAAAATGGTTTGGGTTTTTGGGCTAACAGGCCCAAAGGCCTGAATACAAAGGGGAAATGGGTTTTTGGGCTAACAGGCCCGAAGGCCTTAATTCTAAAAATGGGTTTGGGCTGCAACCAAGGCCCTAAggccttttgggtttttaaaaaaatgaaacaaaactaaaaataaaaaaagaaagggttGGGGTTTTGGGCCAGAGACCAAACGGGCTTAAGGCCCGTGGGTGTGGGTGGAGAATAGCCCGAAGGCCTGGGTGCGCCGGAGAAGACCACCGGAGCTTCCATAGCTCCGGCCAACTTCAAACACTCGAACTAGCCCCCGATctaggtaccaaaatgaagcactAGAGGAGAGGAGTAGTTTTATACCTTGGGTTCGCCGTGAAACGGCTTGTGGTGGCTGGAAAATCCATCGGAAGCCACACACTCGCCGGAAAATTTGGGTGCCTTCACCTGTGCCAAAGCACTCCAAAACCTTGGAAAATCAAGAACCCATCTCAGTAACTACATTTAACCACCATCTAACAAGACTAAAAAGGGAGAAACCATGCTTACCCAACCGGAAAACAAGCTAAAATTCGCCGGAGATGCTCGGCGTACTCCCGGCACCGCGAgcaggggagagagaaagagagagagaagcagtTCAAcggtgatgatggtgatgatttcTTCAAATAGGTGTAgctgtgggtgtgtgtgtgtgtgtgtgtgtgttgtcacggggaagaagaagaagaggaatgaGAGAGTTTtcgaaaagaaaggaaaaaaggtgcagacaacaaaagaaaagaaggaaaagaagaaaaagaaaaaaaaacagaaagaagaaaagagggaCACGGCAGTGGGgggacaaaagagaaaaaggggaAGTGGGTTAAGgtgctgccacgtggcagcctAGGGTAGAGTagaagactaaattttttagatcttgattggttgaaaattgaGGACTAAAGTGATAATTCTATAAATTTTTAGGGAGAATTACAGAATTATTCTTATAAGTAGGGGCGGGTGTaacaatctaccccccttatagaaatttcgtcctcgaaatttacAACCTTAAGTAAATAAAAACGGATACTGATTTCTCATCAAGTTTTCCGTTTCCCACGTCGCTTCTTCAACAGTGTGGTTCCTCCAAAGAACTTTCACCAACGGAATGACCTTGTTCCTCAACACTTTATCCTGCCGATCAAGGATAGCCACGGGTTCCTCCACGTAACTAACGTCCTGATTTTATCTCCAGTGGCTCCACTTGAATAATGTGTGAGGGATCTGGTACATATTTCCGAAGCATAGAAACATGGAAAACGTTGTGAATCATCGACAACTTCGGTGGTAGCTCCAAACGGTAAGCAACTGCACCAATTCTCTCAGTAATCTGATAAGGACCAACATATCGAGGACTCAGCTTTCCTCGCTTACCAAAACGAACAACCCCTTTCCAAGGAGACAACTTCAAGAACACAAAGTCCCCAACCTTAAACTCACGATCCTTGGAATGTTTGTCCGTAATGCTCTTCTGTCGATCTTGCGCTGTCTTTAGATTTCTTTTAATCAGCTGGATGTTAGCATTTGTGGTGTCCACAATCTCTTGTCCCACTAACACCCGTTCGCCGACCTCTGTCCAACACAACGGCGTCCGACACACTTTTCCATACAAAGCTTCAAAAGGTGCCATACCGATGCTCGAATGATAGCTATTATTGTATGCAAACTCAGCCAACGGTAGATAGCTATCCCAATTACCCTTCCATTGGAAGATAGACACTCTCAACATATCCTCTAACGTCTGAATTGTCTGCTCAGACTGACCATCGGTCTGTGGATGATAAGCAGTGCTGAACAGTAACTGAGTACCCATGGCAGTATTAAAGGCTTTCCAAAACCTGGAAGTAAACCTGGGATCTCTGTCTGAAACAATGGATACGGGTACGCCATGAAGTCTGACAATATTATCGATGAACAACTTCGATAACTTCTCTAATGAATAAGTCTGTCGAACCGGCAAGAAATGAGCGGTCTTAGTGAGTCGATCcccaatcacccaaatgccgtccaGTCTCGCCTGTGTCATCGGCAACCCATACACAAAGTCCATGGTGATGTCTTCCCACTTCCATGCTGGTATCGGAAGATTCTGCATTAGTCCTCCAGGCCTTTGCCTCTCGGCCTTTACCTGCTGGCAAATGATGCATCTACTCACATAATCCGCCACATCCCGCTTCATTCCAACCCAGTTATAGAACGGACGGATAGTGCGATATAATTTGGTACTTCCTAGATGCATGGCATATGCTGAAAGGTGCGCTTCATCCAGAATCTCCTTTTTCACCGCTTCGTTATCCTGAGGCACGTACAGCCTGTTTCCCAACATCAAGGCTCCATCCTTCTGAATGCTAaattctttcctttttccctCTGAAATCAAACCCTTTATGACCGCACACTCCGGATCAAGTTTCTGAGCCTCTATAACCATGTCCACCAAAACAGGTCTAACTTGGAAGTGTGCCAACCAAGCTCCCTGATCACCCTCGTTCACCACAACGCTCGTTTCTCAAAGAGAAAATAGTAGCGGAACATGGATAGCTCTAAGGGATGTAAGTTGTCCATGGTATTTCCGACTGAGTGCATCCGCTACTACATTGGCATGTCCGGGATGATATTCGATCGTGCAGTTATACTCACTGATGAGCTCCATCCACCTTCTCTGCCTCAAATTCAAGTCTTTCTGCGTAAAGATATACTTGAGGCTCTTATGATCGGTGAAGATGCGGCACTTCTCACCATACAAATAGTGTCTCCAGATCTTCAGAGCGAACACAACTGCACCAAGTTCCAAATCATGAGTAGGGTAGTTTCTCTCGTGGGTCTTGAGCTGTCTGGAAGCATAAGCAATGACTCTCTCATGCTGCATCAGTACACAACCCAAACCTGAACCAAATGCATCCGTGTAGATTTCAAACTCGCCGCTATCGTCTGGAAGGACAAGAACGGGAGCTTGAGTGAGACGTCGTTTCAGCTCCTGAAAACTCCGCTCACAATCTTCATCCCACTTAAACTCAACCTCCTTCCGAGTCAACTTACTCAAAGGCAAGGCAATTGCTGAGAAACCCTGCACAAAACGTCGATAATAGCTAGCCAGACCtaggaaactcctcacctctGTAACAGTCCTCGGTTGCTCCCATGTAGTTATTGCCGACACCTTCTGAGGATCCACACTAATTCCTTCAGCAGATACCACATGTCCGAGAAAGCTGATTTGGTTAAGCCAAAACTGACACTTGGTGAACTTAGCATACAGCTGCCGACTTCTCAACCTTTCCAGCACCAACCTTAAATGTTTCATGTGTTCGTCAACACTTTTGGAATAAATCAGAATGTCATCGATGAACACAATCACAAACCGGTCCAGATATGGTCTGAAGACTctgttcatcaaatccatgaacGCTGCAGGAGCATTCGTCAATCCGAAAGGCATGACACGAAATTCAAAGTGTCCATACCTAGTACGGAAGGCAATCTTCGGTACATCTTCCTCTCGAATTAGCAGCTGATGATAACATGAACGAAGATCGATCTTAGAAAACATCTGAGCGCCTTTCAGCTGGTCAAACAGATCATCGATCCGAGGCAAAAGATAACGATTCTTCACCGTCACCCGGTTCAGCTGCCGGTAGTCGATGCAAAGTCTCATCGAACCATCATTCTTTTTAACAAACAGAACAGGAGCACCCCAATGAGACATGCTGGGTTGGATATAACCTTTATCCACTAACTCCTGAAGTTGAAgcttcaattccctcaactctgCTGGTGCCAT from Pyrus communis chromosome 9, drPyrComm1.1, whole genome shotgun sequence harbors:
- the LOC137745468 gene encoding uncharacterized protein encodes the protein MRLILHFQSQPVLAKQSLCFSHPFVKTKTSLPSNLFAPKSPIFTIPLSLYHQIQTHNPILCARKNKRRNGSQRLTRLLLQLMPAIVSNFKILPEPLDLVVEEFCSGDGSGGGLGIWKGFGGGGDGFGRKGKRKSLLLFLLYGVLVICGLGLLFGGDVESNVVFCGLGFGLSGVAMVQWWDKIGIFAIFFGGVLVGLGFQREELQKLGLKIGAFCPAMETVTRRTRRRRRSGRRAF